taataaaaatatgagaGTCAAGATATACGTAAAAGAATATGACCTATAGTGATCTATAGTTAAGATGGGGAATAGCATTTCAGGGCGGATTTCAATTTATTAatgcaataaatttattaaaaatgtatTGTATATCgaaaataattcttttaaaacatcattttaataatatatatatttttattaaaaattacaatatttatatatttaaatacatacaataaattaaaatttttaataataaataattattgacTGTTGATTTAAGCCGCACATAAAATCAATACATAATAGAATCCtcaaaaaattttgattaaatttggGGCAGAGTAGAGAATAATGATAACTTACTATCTAGTAAGAGAGTATGATTCTGAAATACTATCACATGGGTATAAACGAATTGGAATCGGTCATGTTTAGATTTTGCAAATGCCATAGCATAGCAGCATTTAATTACTATCtatatttttatgcatgtttagatacATGCATAAAAATATATGGCCACTAAAAACCAAAAGGGGAGTTCAACTGCACTACTCAACacatatgatataataattttttatttgaaaataaaatacggGTTTCAGAGGGGACAACAACAGAAGGACACGAAGGAGAAGTGAACAGAGGAAATAGAGTTCCGTGAATAGATGTGCTCTCACAAACTACATTGTTCCATGGGAGCAACACCAAGGTAGCCAGAGCAACAGTGAACAACAGTGCATTAacgagaagaagagaaaaacaTGAAACGGGCTGAAATACAAGGCCACAATCCTTTCGAAAAACGGCGTCGTTTTTGCGAAGGGTGGGAAAAGAATAGAAAGTTAACGAGACAGGTGGAGAAAAGACATTTAAACTGGGCAGAAAGGATGGCATTCATGTCGCATGAGAGGGTAGTTTAGGAACTTCATAGACATGTGCATCAGGTAATAAATACCCTCGAAAAGAAGACTTTAAAAAAGGAGATTTATATGCACTCAGAGGCTTAAGTTGGTGGTAAGTACATCTGAGTAAATCTCTCATTTCAAAAGAGATATTTACATGCACTCATAGActtaatctggtggtaagtgtatcttaataaatctgagaggtttTAGATTCTACTTTCTCAATTTCCAATTGACGATGATCACATTTCATATATATATCAAATTTCATCTCTTAAATTTATGACGACGATCACATTTTATATTCTTAATACATAATATCATAACAACCATTGAGGGGTTTTTAGCCAGACAATTGATATAATATAAGGGGCCTCCTCCATTACTCAATTatggattttttctttttcacagTTAGATGGAGTGTAAATAACTTTTTTGTTTGTGGTTGCAGCAGCTATAGGTATCGGTGGAGGAAGATGGATTGCTATCTTGGGGTTCTTTGCATGtgttgtttttatatttttctatagGTTTGGAGACTTACACACTCTGAGCTCTGATGGATTGTCAGAAAAGGTGACAAAGTAATGACTTTTGGAGTTTCGATCCGGTTTGTCTCCTTTGttgttttttttcaaatttggatcgccttttttaattaaaagactaacaattattttaaattggAGATTTATATTCTCATTCTCCAAGAACGGCACTGCGTTTAGATTGTTAGTTCTCGAGCCTTGATTAATATAGGCTTTTTTACCTAAATACTTTTTGTTTTATCTCTGTTTGGATCATGAACGCTTTGTATTGAAGAAGCTGTGTTTGTGGGGTGCTCTATTGTAAGGCTTAGGCCTTTTCTCCCTAATAAACATTATCTTTGAATTCATTTTAACAAAACATTTTTTTATCATATCTTTGTCATGGCACACGATGTCAACATTTTTATCTCAAAATTATAATACAACACTGATAAATGAGGAGTCACAATCTTAAAGAATTATTCTTTTGTGAACTATAAAAACAACATGAGTGGATATTCGACTTTTTGTACGAatgacttttctttttttttaagtttttaagaATAATTTCACTAATTATATGTTTACTttattctataaaaatatacttatttatattttttatttattttaaattataatttttttttaaagatattaaatttatcaatattttaatatatttttatttaatatatattaaagataaaattattaatttaaaaaataaattaataattgagCAATACGAACGGAGAGTGGAGAATTGCATGGCTACAAAATAACAAGAACACATTCAATTTTCtcataaattattattgttaGCCTCAAAAGAATATCTCTCGCAGATTTTATTCTCCATGAAAAATTGAATGGAAGTTAAAAATGTTATTCCTACGTCGTTTAAGCCGATGCATTTTATATACCTAAATTCTCAACTGATCCCTTCCCTCTGATCTCATTCAGGCAACTGCTCACAGTGACTCACGCCGTTCGCCCCTCAGCCATCCCGATTCTCTCACGGACTCATTGTCTTTGTCTTTGTGCATAATCCTCGTCCTTTCCTCTCTCGTTCTCGACTCTGCACAAAATCCCCCGCCTCTCAATCTCGCCGCTGCACCGGAAAGCGTCATCTTACGACGCTGCGTAAAAGAAAGCCCCTCGCAGGTCAGTTCGCAGATCTTTcgctttcttttttcttattttatatccaatttaattaatttattatgtatattTTGGTTTTGTTCTAATTTACTGTGAAAAAATCTGTGTTATTTCTTAGTTCTACATTTCCCGCACGTGAGATATATTTGGTTTGCTTCACCATTTAGATGATAATTTTACTATTCAAATCCGCGTTTTCTAGTTGTGTATATACAAAATTGAAACTCTGTGTTCTAAACTGTGTAAAAATGGAATTGTAATTGATATTGTAACAGAGGATTTTCTCTGACAGACAATTACTACTTCAAAGAAATTATGTAAATCATAAAATATTCTTGTGTGTATTCTAGTTTAACTTGACGTGAAGCTACAAATTCTCTTAAACTGACTCAAAATCGTGCTGCTGATTAATTTTGGTTAATTCTCAGCAGCATTTCTGTCTTTAATGGAAGTTTTAAGTAGCATTTTCCCGtaacattaaattttcataattattttcaggatttttttaaaaaagggcTCATGCAggctcagatattatatgctTAGCAGTAAAAGAGCTTGGATGAATACAGGCAGTTAAAGCTATATCCTAGTTGTGTTTAGGCTGGGTTCaggtattttatatatatatgtaaagtTGGGTTTGGGTTTGGATATCCTTAATTTCATGAGTTCCCTGTCCGGTATCATTCCTAATCCTTGCCAATAGAAAACTGAAGAACTCCTGCCTGTTACAGAAACACATGAATTTCCACCAATTGCTGAGGTGTGGTGCATTCCCAAGTTCCCAACAGTTATTCACATATTACAACATAATTCCAACAACAAACTTACCATGCCTTCTCAATTTTGACAAGTGAAGCTGGGATGAGAAGCTGGGTCCAGTTGTATGTTATCTATTTAATCAGTAACCAATGTTTATCTGGTGGGTGGTGGCATAGGCAGAAATAAAGGCAATTAAAGAAAAGGCTTCTGCTGTAACAACTCAATGACAAGGCATCAGCTACTTGATTCTCCTTCCCCTTCTTTATGGTTTTTCATGGTCATACAGCtgcaatttaataatttttacttttGCTTTCACGTGTGTGTTTTTTAGTCAGTTTGCTTATCTGAAGTATTAGTTCACggcttattttttttaaaaaaatgtaattgTAGTGTATATTTGCagcaatattaatttatttactggTCATGGTTTACAGGAAACTTCTTTTTTAAAATCTGATTTATCATAaatcaaaatgaaaaatatagggctcaaattcatatatatatatatatatatatattctgtaCGTTTGTGTTTTTATTCATGATGGACTGGATGCTGGTCTGTTTGGTTTTGCTGGCAGGGTTCCAGAAAATCACTTTCTTAAATGTGTTAGTTTGAGGGTATTAAAAagtgatttaaaataaaatttcatagttTTTAGTTATAAAAGCTCTAAAACgataaaacaaaattttttttctagttCCGTCTAAAATGATGATTTTattctccccccccccccccctaaaAAGTGCTTTTTATTTTTGCTCTGAACCTCAATGCTCTGTGTGGTCTATGTGGAAGAAAAATCGAAGCTGCTGTCTTCCTTAGTTGCCGTTTTATTTactgtttatatttatttgagaCTTTTGAGTCCAATCAATACTTGGGCCATTTCTCAAGGACTGGGATTTAGACCATGAGCCAAAATACATAATTATGCAAGCCGTAATTACGCTCATGTTTGGCATAATGCCTTTACCTTTTTGCAATTAAATATCAATTGGATTTTGGGTTTAGATCATGATAAGATTGCATTCTCCTACACACTTATCGTTGTGAATTCATCCAAGTACTGATTTCCATATTATGAAAGTCAAATGATTAACCCAAACAAGGCACATATTTCACAGCAGTGATAAGTATCCAACAGGTTAACTGTAGATAGTGTAAGCCATGatgataaaattgaattaagaaAAGATCTCTTTTCCCAACGAGTAAAGCTTCAGTGATTGCATcagtttctgccctttttctCCACTTCAATCTGCAATTTGTTCCTTTTAAATTCAGCTCTGTGGTGTTCTCAGAGAGTAAAGCAAAAAGAGAAAACATCTTTTATTGTGAGATCTCAATTTGAATCTGTCATTGCGATTCTTTGAGATAAGGATAGTGTGTGAGCATATGGCTTAGGGTTTGAAAGCCATTGATAGGTTGGATTTTTGGATCATAGAGTTTTGTCTTAATTAGGCAAAGTTTTacattcttttctctttttactcttttttGTTATTTGTCTGTTTATTTGGTGAAGTAATCAAATTGTGCAAATCAACTGCAGAGAGCTCACAGAATCTACCAAATGGAGATGAAGTTAGAGCAGAAGGATGCAGCTGATTGGGTTTATAGGGGTGAAGGTGCTGCTAATCTAGTCCTCTCTTACACCGGATCATCTCCCCTTTTTGTATGTTCTTCGACTTTATGCTTTTCCTTTGCCCCACACTTAAGTTTCACAATTTTTTATTGGTGAAAATTCCTTGTTAGCTAAtgtggtatatgaaaagtttaggGTAGAGTAGAGGAAGTGAATTGCCTTCTATTTCCCTTTTTAGAATAAATTGTATATTGTTTGATTTGTAATATGTAATGATGAGACAGATTGGGAAGGTAATGAGAATACAAAAGACAGCAAGGAACGGCTCTTCACATTGTCTGGAGGATCACACAGTATTAACAGAGCATGAAAGATTGCTATGGAAAGAGTCAGAAGAGCTAGTGTCATCTTCTACAAAAGAACTGGCGGAGTTGCATTATGTGAAACATGTCATGACCCCTTTGTTGGGTCCCAAGCACGTCGATGCTGGTGtatgctttttcttcttttccttttccttcatcattattatttttttcataaagctTATGTTGTTTTTTGGTGTATGTGCAGTCATTATTTTTCGTTCTTGTTTCTTCATAATTTGTCGAGGTTCATTTAATGTAGATATACAGAGATTTCATATATGTATGACATTTTGGATAATGTTTTTGGTTGCTAACGAACGTGAAACAGTTGAAGCTATATTTAACATTTTTCCTGCTCAATTTGAGGACAATTAATGGTCTGATTAAGATTTCTGATGTGGATCTGCTTGGAATTTGGCAGATGCATGTCGTAACATCTAGCGAATTTCTTGAATCGATTGAAAAGAAAGTGGTTTGTCAGCGTCCTGCTTGGCGAGTTGATGCTGCCAAGGTTGATACAAAATGTGATTTTGTGCTCCTGATGACTGATCATTCTCTATTTCCCAATGGTAACTACCAAgatctttttttctttaatagaAATTGTCAAAACTGGTCCTGACATGTTTCTACCTTGCAATTCTGATGGTACAGTTACTATATCTTCCATTTTTGTCACAATTAGCTAGTCAGGAAAAAAGCATCTTCAATCTGTTGTATTAAGTTAGTCCATAATACACAAATACCTCAATTTTGATCTGCCTGTTCTGTTTATTCTCTTTTGAAGCTTTGATGCTTGAATCTTGATTAGTTGTTATCATTAAGAGAAACCACGTCCTCTTTCATGTTTTGAGGCAACATTAGGACACAGTATGTGCATGGTCCTCACTATATTGCTTACAACTGAATGTAACTTGCCTGGAATGACACTTGAAAATcttcatcagcccctatctcatttAATGAACATTTTGAGcaattaaatttgttaaatCAGGTCTAAAGTTCccataacttaattttttataagtgtattattttatttttttagcatAATATTGAGAAGTGGTAATTTATTCTGTTTTCTCATCCCAGGTACTGCTAAAGTTGGCCCCTGCATATCTGTTGAGATAAAGGTACCGGCATGCAAGTTTATGCTTGTTACAGTTCTTCTCATTTTGGTGTTAGTTTTTGTTCGTTTGTGAGTGTTGTCTTTTCCTTATAGGCTTTGTAATTTACCTATTTGTTTGCATAGAGTAGCCCAAATGTGGATTTCTACCTTTATCAAGATTCATAGCTGAAAAAAATGCCATCAAAAGAAGCACAACTCGTTTTAGAATGCACCAAGTCCTGAAATTGCGCCAACATGAGGTGACTTCTTCTATCCTATACTATAGTAATGCTATGAATTTAGTTACTATGTCAGCAATCATTTCATACATGTCCGCTCTGATAGGACTcatgttttatttattagtgTTGTTAATACCAGTTTCAAAAAGGCACCTCATTGATGAGGCCTTCTCTCTGTTATTTCATTTTCACTCTAGCATTTTTTTTTCAGATATCGGAGTTAAGCCAATATGACCCGTTGGATATTTTCTCTGGTTCCAAGGAAAGAATATATAAAGCTCTC
The sequence above is a segment of the Manihot esculenta cultivar AM560-2 chromosome 5, M.esculenta_v8, whole genome shotgun sequence genome. Coding sequences within it:
- the LOC110615744 gene encoding inositol-pentakisphosphate 2-kinase isoform X1, producing the protein MEMKLEQKDAADWVYRGEGAANLVLSYTGSSPLFIGKVMRIQKTARNGSSHCLEDHTVLTEHERLLWKESEELVSSSTKELAELHYVKHVMTPLLGPKHVDAGMHVVTSSEFLESIEKKVVCQRPAWRVDAAKVDTKCDFVLLMTDHSLFPNGTAKVGPCISVEIKPKCGFLPLSRFIAEKNAIKRSTTRFRMHQVLKLRQHEISELSQYDPLDIFSGSKERIYKALNDLYSTPQNNFRVFLNGSIIFGGLGGGTNKTSIVIGKAFESALKEVIQADDGLRTRSFIELVAETVYNSQVLDQLLEVQKLDNFDIEGAIHAYYNIISQPCMVCREFDEARVPHGYASLHSIPLSESLKIVKDYLIAATAKDCSLMISFKPRDDGDFGSPYGHIHIKSTNQNFDYKVNFIDLDLKPLKKMETYYEKDKKILNAYAQMGETKHMKGNTSMEVYETIK